Within Anolis sagrei isolate rAnoSag1 chromosome 3, rAnoSag1.mat, whole genome shotgun sequence, the genomic segment CAGAGCCTCTTCCTGGCCTTCCTGGCCTGCGCCTTGGCCTCCACCGCCACCGGGCTGAGCTGCTCCTCGCCGGCCAGGGTCGAGCCCGCCCGCTCCTCCTGGGACTTCCGCGCCCGCGACCACCGGCCCGCACGcttcctccgccgccgccgccgccgctcggGAAGCGACGAAGAGGAAGgcgcctcctcgtcctcctcctcctccgtcgccgccgccaccgccgccTACATCAAGAGCAAGTACCGCTCCGGAGCGCCCTCCGAGAGCCGCGTCCACTGGCCCGACCAGGGCACGCTCGAGTACCTGCCCGAGGAGCGCGCCTTCCGGAGGAGGTCCACGCTCGTCTccgaaggggaagaagaggaagaggaggaagaggaagaggaagaagaggaggaagaagcagcTCCCGAGGCAGGAGCAGAGAagcaggcggcggcggcggaggagccCCCCGCCCTGCCCCCGGCCCAAGCCGCCTCCTTCCAGAGGTACTTGGCCGCCAGCTGGTCCCTCCTCGGCAGTTTCAGCAGCCTCTTCGAGAGGGAGTCCCAAAGGGAAGCGCCTTCCGACGCGGAAGAGGAGCACCACCAAGAGCAGGAGGAAGCCCCGTCGGAAGCCGAGTCGGGAGCCGGGCACGTCGCGCCACTTCCGCCGGAGAGGGAACGCGGAAGTCTCGATACAGTTTGATGGCCACTGCAGCCGGGCCAGGCGCACTCATCACACCAGCGAAGGAGGAATCCactttatgttgtttgggggcatcgcctcctgactgtaaaccgcctcgagtcgccttcgggctgagaggggcggtatataaataaggtaaataaataaaataaattaaagtggttgttgcctcctgcagaattctggggtttgtagtttagttaggctcctccctaaact encodes:
- the LOC137096517 gene encoding uncharacterized protein; translated protein: MSSSEDLFCPAGSGKRPSGLSEARAFRLILLRRIRLRREGSLAAALTQSMALAVMGTAGAYPSWVLVQGEGEGGAAEGGEQVVLGAAWAITREDPALGSPLLGSAGGPLMLGMAFCCLISVLSGSLALTLDFLGKRRGRSLAPLAHGLAAVQMACAAALGSCLLALVRGRVHTEPELRPRRLRTSPGQSLFLAFLACALASTATGLSCSSPARVEPARSSWDFRARDHRPARFLRRRRRRSGSDEEEGASSSSSSSVAAATAAYIKSKYRSGAPSESRVHWPDQGTLEYLPEERAFRRRSTLVSEGEEEEEEEEEEEEEEEEAAPEAGAEKQAAAAEEPPALPPAQAASFQRYLAASWSLLGSFSSLFERESQREAPSDAEEEHHQEQEEAPSEAESGAGHVAPLPPERERGSLDTV